The sequence TCATATAGCGGCCGGCGGTGTATGCCGGTGATCTCCGAGAGGACGGACGCAAGTTCGTTGAGGCTGATCCGCCGCCCCCCGGCGATATTGAAGACGCCTGAGGCGTCGCTTTCCATCGCGAGGATGTTTGCCCTGACGACATCCCCGACAAAGATGAAGTCCCGGGTCTGCTCCCCGTCGCCGTAGATGGTCGGTGGTTTCTCGTCGAGCAGCCGGGTGATGAACTTCGGGATCACGGCCGCGTACTCGGACTTGGGGTCCTGCCGGGGGCCGAAGACGTTGAAGTAGCGCAAGAATACTGTCCTGATACCGTAGAGGTCGGCGAAGACCTTCCCATAGTATTCGCCCGCAAGTTTCGAGACCGCGTAGGGGGAGAGCGGTGTCGGCGCCATCGTCTCACATTTGGGGAAGGTCGGGTCGTCGCCGTAGATTGCAGAGGTGGACGCCGCCACGACCGCCGGAACGCCGCACTCCTTTGCGGCCCAGAGGACATTCATGGTTCCGCCAACATTTACTGCGTTCGTCTCCCGGGGCATCTCCACGGAGCGGGGCACAGAGGCGATTGCCGCCTGGTGGAAGATGCCGTCCGCCCCGGCAAAGGCATCGATGAGCAGGTCAAAGTCGGTGACGCTCCCCTCGACGAACGTCACCCCCGGATGGTCGATGAGGTTCTTGAGGTTCTCACGCCGCCCGGTGGAGAGGTCGTCGATGATCACGACCTCGTGGTCGCGTGCCAGCCGCTCTGCGAGGTTGGAGCCGATGAACCCGGCCCCGCCCGTGACGATGTAGCGCATACCGGTATGGTTAGGCGCTCCAGCGATTTGAGCGTTGCCGGAGGTGCCGGAGGTATAGCAGCATGGGGTGTATGGGGGTGGGATCTCTGGTGGGTAGCCGTGCCTGGATGTAGTGAACCGGCTGCCGGGGATGAGGATCAGTGCGTTTGCTGCAGGTCCTACAGCTGGTATGCTGGCCTTTCCCGGAGCTGGAGTTTATGAAATATCAATGTTCACGCTCCTGGAGCGGGGCTTCCTTTGGGGGAGGGGGAGTGATGTCTACCACGGTCCACTGTCCGGGCCGCCCCTGAAAAACTGGGGTCCGGTCTACTCTAGTTCATTGTATCACCTTATTTCCGAAGATTTTGATGCGTGAGATGTAACGTCAATAACCACATGTAAAGACGGCAATACGACCTCACGCGGAAGCACGCGGGAGGGCGCGAAGAGGGACAGGGGGGACCCCCGAGGATCTCTAAATTTAAGATGACAACGAGCAGTAGTGGACCATTTCACCCTATCTTGAGGGTGCGTGGGAGTGATCGCCAGCCGCACGCGAAGGCGCGAAGAGCGCGAAGGGTTCCGGTTGGGAGGAGCTACACAGACTTCGCGTCTTCGCGAACTTCCGCGTAAGGCGATACTGCATAGGCAGAATTAGATGAAATGCTTCACTAGTGCTCGTTGTCCTCTTCAATGTAGAGATCTCCCGTCTCTCTTCGCGCACTTCTGCGTGAGACGTTGGTACTCTCGATTACCCCTCACGCGAAGCCGCGAAGCACACGAAGGGGTGTTGCAGGGGATTATACCGAACTTCGCGTGGCTTTCCGCGTGAGACCAGAGTGCCCATCCCGGCACGTTCCAAAAATCTCTAAAATAAGATGACACGGTGCACTAGTAGACCATTGCATCTTATTTTGCGGGTTCCGGTGCAGATCACCAGCCTCTCGCAGAAAGCCGTGCGGGAGCATTCATGGGGCAGAGCGAGAGGCTGTACGCAGAAAAACACTCCATTCCCCAGGCTCTCACCCCATGCTGTGGACCGTGGTGGCTATCACCCTGGGGGGGTGGGGGCAGGGGAGGGGGCTCGCCCCCCCCGCACGGAAGCCATGCCCGGGGCACAAACAGAGCCATGATTCCCCCACCCGCCAGACCTGGGCAGTTTTCATGGGAAATGTTAGCTGAAACGCTCTACTAGCGCCGCGGTAACTCTCTGGTTTGGGCAGTTACCGCGGCGCAGCGAATATCACCACAGGGGGCTGCCGGGACCACCCCGGCCGGTCAGCGCCTCAGATAGAACGCCTGTTGGTATATAGCATCATACGGTTTATTGGGATCGCCCGGCGGCCCGGATCACTCGTCCTTCTTCCCGTTTGAGAGCGGGAAATACTGCTGATAGACCCGTTTGCGCTCCTCGAGGTCCGTGTGCAGGTAAATCTCGGTCGTCTTGATGGAAGAGTGTCCCAGGTTCTCCTGCACGACGCGGAGGTTCTTCGACCGCCGGTAGAGTTCGCTTGCGTAGGAATGCCTGATCTTATGCGGCGTAATCCCGTCCGGGGCGTTTTCCTTGAAGATGTGCTGGACGGTCCGCGGCGAGATGTGGTTTCCCTGCTGGCCTATGAAGAGCGGCCCCTCAATCTTGTTGCCGATGAACTCGTCGATCTCGTCGAGAGTCTCTTCGTCGACGAAGACCGTCCGTATCTTGTCGCCCTTTCCCTTCACCCGGATCGTCTGCTCCTCAAAATCTATATCCTCGACATTGATCGCACAGAGTTCTGAGACGCGGACGCCGGTGGCGTAGATCAGGCGGACGATCAGTCTGTTCCGCCTGTCCTCGATGGACCTGAGCAGGCGGATTACCTGGCTATGCTTGAGGTATTTCAGCTCCTGGTTCTTGATCCGCGGCCGCTCCACCCCAAGCAGGGGGTTTGCGACCACAACTCCCTGGGTGTAGAGGTAGCGGTAGAAGGAGGAGAGCGTCGATATCATCCGGTGCAGGGTCTTTGGCTTGTACTCTCGTCTTTCCGTGATGTATGAGAAGAAATCGGTGACGAGGGCCGAAGAGACGTTGACGTCCGCATCCAGCGGGGCACTGTCGAGCTCCTCCTCGCTAAACGGGTCGCGGCCAGCCTGCTGCCTGACCCAGGCGTACCTGGCGAAGCGCTGGACGGTCTGCTCGTACTTTTTGATGGTCCGCGGCGAGTAATTCCGCATCCTGAGGTAACTGCTGAAGCGTTCCAGCCATTCCGGGAAGAGCGTGTTTTCCATTGGTTAATAAGTAGAATAGCGAAGCATATCAAAATTGCGGTAAATCACTATTCCCCGCAATAGGGATTTGACCCGCGAAATCCCTGCCGGACCCCGTATCATCCACGGGGCCCGGCCCCTGCCAGAATACCTGCTCCGGGTGCTGCCTGGTACTGAATACCTTGTGCGAGCGAACCGGAATCTCATACCGGCCCCGAAAAAAGAGTATTCTGGTGATGCAGGAGGTATTGGTGTTAGGAGGTATTGGGGCTGCCCTCCCGGGTGGGCGGGAGGCAGACCCTGATGTATATGTTCTCCTCTGAGTATATGAACCCCATACCGTGCGGTGTGAAAGTGAACGGCGTGGGGTTATCGCCGGTCCTATGCGGGCTGGAGGGGGCGCCCATATATAAATGAATGCCCCAGAGGGGCGTAGGCGCCCGATCGCCTCGCCGGGCATATGTTCATACGTGAAGGAGGGCGATCCGCGCTTTAACGCATGATATGGAGGTCCAAAAATTAGGTGGTTTCCGGGGATCTGTTTGGAGGACCGGCCCTGCACATTGGTAGTGGAGCAATTGCATCCAATATTTCCATGCGGTGGTTGCGTCACGCGGAAGAGCGTGGAAGGGCACTATACCATTCAGCAACCGAACTTCGCGTCCTTCGCTGGAGAGCAATGGGTGGTGTCGCTCCCACGCATCAGGACCCGCAACATAAGGTGAGGTGGTCTAGTAGTTGGCCATTTCGTCTTATTATTACGGTTCTAGTGTATCATTTCATCTAATATTGCCCATGCAATACCATCTCACGCGAAGGGCGCGAAGCCGCGAAGTTCGGTTGCTGGGCGGCAGAGTCCCCTTCGCGTTCTTCGCGTCTTCGCGTCTTCGCGTGCGGTGGCGATCGCTCGCCCCGCATCAGGACCCGCAACATAAGGTGAAACGGTCCACTAGTGGACTATTTAACCTTATTTTGCCGATTCTGGTGTGTGGGAGTGATCGTCAGCCATACGCAGAAGTGCACGAAGAGGATGTGCAGAGGTCCCGCGGACTTTGAGACAACGCGTGAGGCAACGTCGTGTGAAATTTTAGTTGCAATGGTCCACTAGTATGGATCGCCGGCCTCTCAAACGACCATGAAACGACTAATTCCCCGGGCTCCCCGGGCAGTGGGCCGTGGTGGGAATTGCCCCCCTCCCACAAGCCGGACCTGGGGCACAAACAGAGCCATGATCCTCCTGTCGTCAAACCGGCGATCTCTCCATGGAAAATTTCGACGAAATGCTCCGGTAGTGAAGCGATTGCGTCGAATATCTCCATGTGGACGTCCCCGGTTTGGGTAATCGGGAGTCCTCTGCCGAATTCGCGGTCGCATCAACGGGGAAAGCACGCCGGAGAGAAGGTCCCTCCATGGTCCGCTGCCCGGGGCGAGCCTGGGGGAGTAGGTCGCTTTCATGCGTACAGCATGAGGATCTGGCTCATGAGTTTTTTGCACCCCTTCGCGTGAGACCATCCTGCATCTCCGCACCCCCGGACCTGCCTTCCCCGGCCTACTCCCCTGGAATTCTGGTATTACGCCCCCGGCGATATGAAATCTGACCAAACATCCTGGCCGGGCCTGGGAACAAAGAGGCAGGTATAAACCATATGATGCTATATTTACAAAGGGCAGGCCGGACTCCGTAGCAGACGCCGTTCCATCTCCTGTAGATTGAAATACCAAAACCAACAAGAGGATATGCAAAATGGAAGAGCCTGATTATCGCAACGACCCAAACAAGTACCAGAAATTCAAGAAAGTTGACGGCGCCACCTACCAGCGGGTCAACCAGTTCCTGCGCAAACACACCCACATCACCGCCCGCGAATGGGCGATCGCACGTCTCTGCGCGGACTTTCGGACCACCAGCGGCTCGGAGATGACGTTCATCGGCGAAAACCTCCCCGACCTCTGCCCGTTCATGGTCGACACCTACACACCGCAGGCAGTCAACCAGGCGAGGAGTTCGTTCAAGAAGAAGGTGAAGAAGGCGGGGGCCACATTCTTCTACGGCGCCATGTGCGGCTTCTTCACCGCCGAAGAACTCGACGAGATCCTCTTTGAGGCGAGCGAAGTCGCCCGGTTCCTGCTGGAGGTCGAAGGCACAAGCCTGACCATCGACGACGAGATCGAGATCGAGGACCGGATCACCGAGGTGATGCGGGGCGTGGCCGAGGCTGCGTCGGTCGTCCTGAAGACCAGGCCCGGCCAGGAGGGAAGTGAGGACCCATGAAGATCATCCAGATAGTAGGCCGTTCAAACTCCGGAAAGACCACATTCATAAAGCGCCTGATCCCGGCGCTCTCAGCGCACGGGACCGTCGGCGTGGTCAAGCATCTGGGGCACCACGGCTTTGCGCTCGAGCCCGGAAAGGATACCACCATATTCTATGAATCGCATGCCGCTATATCCGGCGGCGTCGACGACGACAAGTCGGTCATCGTCAGGCGCGAGAACGACCTCGACTCCACTCTGGAGGTCCTCTGCAACGCCGGGATCGACTATGCTATACTTGAGGGGTTCAAGTCGCGGCTGTTTCCAAGGATCGTGATAGGCGACCTCGAGAGTGAGAACGTCGTCCTCCGCAACCCCTCGGTCGACGATGTGATCGCCGCGCTCCCGGAGTTTGAGGATTACTACACTGTTGAGGGGCTGGTCAGGGAACTGAAGCGCGAGTACGGCGTCTCGCATGCCGGGGCCGTCCTCACGTTCAACGGAATCGTCAGGGAATGGACCGGCACCGAACGGACCGAGTACCTGGAGTTCGACGAGACCGTCGATGCCCTGACGGAGAGCCTCAGGCGGGAGATCGAGGCTGTCCCCGGGATCATCGGCGCACGGTTCCACCACCGGAAAGGCCGGCTCTATGCCGGGGAAGATATAACCTATGTTGCTATACTCGCAGAGCACCGCCAGGAGGCGTTCGCTGCAGCCGGCAGGGCGATCGACCGACTGAAGCGGGAACTGCACGACGTGGAGAAGTGACTGATATGCGAAACGGGAAACAGATGTTTGGAACAAACGGCGTCCGCGGCGTGGTCGGGGAGATGATGACGCCGACCCTCGTCCTCAAGATCGGCGCCGCGCTCGGATCGATGCGGAACGGAACCATCGCCGTCGGCAGGGATACAAGGACGTCCGGCGAAGCCCTGGCCCACGCCCTCAAGGCCGGGCTCCTGATGACCGGGTGCGACGTGGTGGACATGGGCGTCCTCCCCACACCGGCCCTGCAGTACATCATAAAGACCGATGACCGGTTTGCCGGCGGCGCGATGATCACCGCGTCCCACAACCCTCCCGAATACAACGGTGTCAAGATCATCGAGGCCGACGGCACTGAGATGGCAGACGACGAGATCATCAGGCTCGAAGACCGGTTCTTCGCCGGCGAGTTCGACGCGGCTGCCTGGGACGGCGTCGGCACAGAGACCGCCGCACCCGACCGGCTCGAGGAGTATATCCAGGCAGTCGTGGGGCACTTCCCGGCAGGCATCGGCAAGGACATGACCGTCGTCGTCGACCCCGGTTCCGGCCCCGCGGCCCTCACCACACCCGCCATCCTCGAGAGGATGGGCTGCCGGGTCCATACCATCAACGCCCGGCTCGACGGCACCTTCCCGGGCCGGATGCCTGAACCGACCCCCGAAGGGCTGCAGCCTCTCTCGGAGATGGTCATCGCCACAGGCGCCGACTTCGGGGTGGCGCACGACGGCGACGCCGACCGGGCGGTCTTTGTTGATAACAAAGGACGCTATATAGAAGAGAACTATGAGTTCGGCCTGATCGAGGACTACGTCTGCAGCAGGAACCGCGGCGGGCTCGTCGTCACCCCGGTCGCCACCTCCCGGCTGATCCGGGACATTGCCGGGAAGCACGGGTGCACCGTCGACTACACCCCCGTCGGGAGCATCTACGTCGCAAGGCGGATGATCGAGCTCATCGGGCAGGGGAAGAACGTCTCCTTCGGCGGCGAAGGAAACGGCGGCCTGATCTATTCCGACCACCAGTTCTGCCGGGACGGGGGCATGACTGCCGCAATGATGGTAGCGGTTCTTGCAAGCCATAATGGGAGAGACCTCTCCGATATCATCGACGAACTCCCGGTCTACCACCTGGTCAAGGAGAAGTATCACGCCCCTGACCCGGCCGCGCTGGTCCGTGCCGTCGAGGAAGCGCTCCCGGAAGAGACCATCGAGAAGATCGACGGTATCAAGATCATCAGGGACGACGCCTGGGCCCTGGTGCGGGCGTCGGGCACGGAACCGATGATCAGGATTATGGTCGAGTCAAAGGACCCGGGCGTCGCAGATACCATGTACCGGGAGATCATGCAGGTGGTCAGGCAGGCCTGATCCTTCCCGCTTGCACAGTGAAGCCAACCCCACATTAAGTGTTCTATTCACGGTGATGCGAAGGACACTTACCTTCCCCCATATTTCACGCATTTGCGAGGATCTCTCGAAATTCCATCAAAGTACGCTCTTGTGGGGAGGGAGCAACCTATATATACGATGATCGATATGCATGATACAGAACCTGCTGGAGAGCGGTGATCAAAATGAACGGAAAGCCACAGATGAAACAGAAGATATCCTCCGCCATCTCTTCCGGTGATCCGCGTGAGGTTGAGAAGATTGTTTTAGACATCTCAGAGACGCGGACGCGAAAAGAGAAAAAATCCCTCTATGAGCAGATGAACGCAGCCCTGGTAAAGGCGGCGTTCGAGGAGAACCAGCCGGAACTCTTAAGCCAGCTCGTCGAACCGCCAAAAGAAGAAGTTTTTGGCCTTGCAAGACGCGTTGCCGGGCTCTACCGCGAGAATAAAGATGAAGCGTGGTTCTCCGCAATATTTACCCTGGTCGGCAAACTCGACCGCAAGAGCCACCAGTCCGATATCCTCGCCGAGGTATCCTGTGACCTGGTCCAGGCCGGGGTCGACACCGGGGACATCCACTTTATCGAGAAAGGAGAGGAAGCCTTCGACCAGATCAGCATCCGTAAATACCGCTCGGCAATCCTCTCTGATATCATCCCGCTCTTCATCCAGTACGGGCAGAAATACCAGAACGTCGATATCATGCATCACGCTCTCCAGGCGCTCTCCGAGATCGGCGACATATCAAAACAGTCACAGCTCCATGCTGATGTGGCCCGGGCGATCGCTGGTTTTGGTATCGAGTCAGGCGACATCCGCCTGGTGGTCAGCGGTATTTTAAGCGCCACCGAGATCAACCAGAAGATCCGGCGCACCAACTCGATCGCCGACATCGTAGATGCCGCCTGGAAATCTCCGCTGAAGAAGGAGATCTCCGATATCGAGCAGATCATAGACTCCCTCTCCGGGGTCCCGGAAGAACGGATCACCGAGGTCCTTGCGATCCTGACCGAGCACCTCCTCGATCGCCAGCGGGACAAGAAACAGGTCTACACCAAACTGCTCAGGCTCGACGACGAGAAACCCTGGGCAGGCCAGACCCTTGTCCTCGAACTCCTGAAGAAGGCGGAGCGTAGCGGGGAGCGATGGTACCTGGAGAAGGCGTTTGAGTTCAACGCCCGGAGCACGGTGGAGACCCAGCTCCCCATCGAGGAGATCGTCCTCTCCGGCATTGCGGTCGTCGAGAAGAGCGGCAACCCGACCATCCTCCTTGATATCGCGCCGCTGATCGACGAGTCCTGCGATGTTGCGAAGGCGGCTCAGCTCTACCGGCAGATCACCGACGCACTCTCCCGGATGGGCGACTTCTACCACGCAATCGAGGTCATGAAGAAGGCCAGCACCACCGCCCAGAGGATCAATGCCCAGTTTTTCGATACCAGTGTCCGCCTGATCAAGGAAGGTATCCGGCGTGACGAGACCGGACTCGTCCGCGAGAACATCCTTGCCGCACTGGAGATCGATATCGCCGACTCGCTGGTACACCAGGCGGTGACCGACTTCTGCAAGGAGTACGACTTTGACGAAGTCGTCGGGCACATTCCAGCGATAAAGGAACTTGCCGGGTCGCACCAGGCACAGGATACCCTGCTCTTTGAGTGCAACACCATCCTGATCGAGCGCGGTTTCGTCCGCGAGAAAGACCCGTCCGGCCTCGTGAGCCTGGTTAGCGAGATCGAGGACCAGACCCTGCGCGAGCAGGCCATCTCGGCGATCGTCGTCGAGATGGCACGGATCGGCGTCGCCCGGAAAGACCGGGACCTCCTCCGGCGTGCGACCGCGCTCACCTGCGAGATCATGGACCAGCAGGCGCGGGCCGAGGCACTGGGCGGCATCGTGGACCAGGCGGCCGTGCTCGCTGTGGAGGACGGTGACCTTGACCTCCTCCATGGTATGCGGGTCCTCTCCGCGTCCCTGCTGGAACCGGATTACTGCCTCTTTGCGATGGGCAAGGTGATCCACGGCCTGATCATGTACGGGATCGAGCAGCTCTCGCTCCGGGCACTCGACGAGGCGACCCAGATCCTCTCCCAGATCACCGACCCGTCGCTGCAGCGGCAGCTCGTGGACCCCCTCATCGAAGGCTACATCCGCGTCGGAAGCCTGCAGGCGGCAGACCAGCTCTCCCGCGGCGGGGCCCGGATCTTCGAAGGCATGATGGAACCCTTCGAGATCGCGCTCGACCTCCTCAAGACCAGCACCCCGCGTGAGGAGATCTCGATCAAGATAGCAAGTTACGTCGACATCATGCTCGAGTATACGCAGGTCTACGCAAGCCCGATCTTTGCTGTCCCGATGGCTCTCCTCTCTCTGGAGATCGAGGGCGAGTACGAGCGGACCGCCATGATCCAGCGGATCCTCACCTTCTTCACCGAGTACGTCAGGGAGTTTGACTCGGCCGACCCCTACGAGGTGATGGCCTACCTGCTGGAAGGGATCGAGGGAGCGACGGCGGCACCGCAGGTGCTTGAACTGATGTACCGCCTCTTCGAGCACACCGGTGATGTCTACGCCCGGTATTCAGGTATGTACCGGATCGTGAGCGCCTACTCGGCTCTCGAAAACGTTGAGCGGGCCGAGGAGATCATCAGGAGGCTGCATGAGACCATCGGCACCATCACCGACCCGTCCATCCACGCGATCATGCTCTCCGACCTTGCGGGGCTCATGGCCGGGATCGACCACGCTGAGGCCAGGACCTACCTCGACGAGGCCCAGGAGATGCTTGAGTTCGTCGACCCGGACCGGGAGGCGTTCGTCAGGAAGAACCTGATCTACGCCGCAAGGAACCTCAGTGCGGTCAACCGGCAGGAGAAGGATGTCGATTGGGCGGTTGAGCAGGTCGGCAGGATCGAGGACCCCGTGGAGTACGTGGACGCCCTGGCGGCGGTCTTTGACATGATCAGCGAGCCTGCTCAGAGGAAGGAGATCCTCTCGGCCATGTGCCATACCGTGGTGAGCATCCCCTCCCCCTACATCCGGCTCTCGATGCTCTTTGATGTGGCGCGGTTCGCTGAGACCTACGGCGACGAAGAGGAGATCGATGAACTACTGAAGGGTATGGAGAGGACGGCCGGAAGCATCCAGATCCCGTTCATCACCGCCATGACGCGGCAGCGCATGGCCCGGATGCTCTTCTCGTTCTACCGGAAGACCGGGAAGCCGGCCGTCCAGCAGCGGGCTATCGATGTCGTCTCCACCATCGATGATGATCGGATCCGCTACAGCATGATGGTCCAGCTCGAGCAGGCGATGCCCCAGTCCTGGATGAATACGGTCTTTGGCAGGATCCTCAACTGCCGCGAGAAGATCCGGCGCGGCGAGTATACCACAAAGGATATGGTCGCGCTCGACCGGACCATCAGGGCGGCACCTGACCGGGCAAAACGGGCGATCTACTACACCGAGCTCTTCCTCATCGCCAGGAACGCGGGGCAGCATGAACTTGCGGACCGGATGCTCCTCTGCGCGCTCGACGAGGCGCGGATCATCAGACCGCTCTCCCGGCGGGCCTTCGTGCTCGGGGATATGGCGTGTCGGATATACGCGGAGCGTTACGATGATCGGTCCAGGGAGATCCTTGATATGGCCGTAAGCGAGGCCCTCAACATCCGCGACACAGCGGTCCGGGACGAGGTATACGACGAACTGGATATGTCCATACGGGTCGTCCAGGAGCACTGGCTGTGAAGACGATCGAGATCAGGATCTCAGGAAGGGTGCAGGGTGTCGGGTTTCGTGCATGCGTAAGGAAGATCGCCACCGACCTCGGCATCGGCGGCGAGGTCATGAACCTCCCTGACGGGAAGGTGCTCATCACCGCAACCGGCGAACCCGTCGTCCTGGATAAGTTCGCGTCCATGCTCTACGGGTGCCCCCGGGTTATTATCAGGGATCTCTCCCTGCAGGAGATCCCCCTTGTCCGCTTCCCCGAGTTCACGATCCAGCGGGGCGCCTACCAGTACAGCACGTGAAACTCGGCGTTCGTAAGAAGTGCATCCCGCAGGATCTGCACCTGTGTATCGACGCGGGACTGGTCGATAGAGTCACGGAACTCCTGCACGAGCCGGGTTGAGAGGTTTGCGTCAAGGTAACATCTCTTTTCGCTGCATTCGTAATCATCCTCCGAGATCTCCTCGCTGGCAAACCTGATGACGGTGTGGTCCACCATCACCGCCTTCTGCGGTTCGATGAGGTCGTAGACAAGGCTCCCGGCTCCCTCGTGGAGCATGCCGAGGTCGGGGTCGAGATGGGCGCCGACCAGGGAGACGCAGCAGTTGCCGTAGAGCATCGCGTAGCCGAGCGAGAACATGGCGTTGACCGGGTCGCGGTAAGGGCGGTTCGTCCGGCGCCGGAACCCGAGTTCCGGCGGGAGCGTGCGGGAGAGGATCTCGTAGTACATATCGCCGGTCAGGCGGGAGAGTCTCCGCAGTCCCTCCATGGTGACCGAGACCGCGAGTTCCTCCCGGGCCTGGTAGAGGAAATCAA is a genomic window of Methanoculleus bourgensis MS2 containing:
- the xerA gene encoding site-specific tyrosine recombinase/integron integrase, which gives rise to MENTLFPEWLERFSSYLRMRNYSPRTIKKYEQTVQRFARYAWVRQQAGRDPFSEEELDSAPLDADVNVSSALVTDFFSYITERREYKPKTLHRMISTLSSFYRYLYTQGVVVANPLLGVERPRIKNQELKYLKHSQVIRLLRSIEDRRNRLIVRLIYATGVRVSELCAINVEDIDFEEQTIRVKGKGDKIRTVFVDEETLDEIDEFIGNKIEGPLFIGQQGNHISPRTVQHIFKENAPDGITPHKIRHSYASELYRRSKNLRVVQENLGHSSIKTTEIYLHTDLEERKRVYQQYFPLSNGKKDE
- the glmM gene encoding phosphoglucosamine mutase, producing the protein MRNGKQMFGTNGVRGVVGEMMTPTLVLKIGAALGSMRNGTIAVGRDTRTSGEALAHALKAGLLMTGCDVVDMGVLPTPALQYIIKTDDRFAGGAMITASHNPPEYNGVKIIEADGTEMADDEIIRLEDRFFAGEFDAAAWDGVGTETAAPDRLEEYIQAVVGHFPAGIGKDMTVVVDPGSGPAALTTPAILERMGCRVHTINARLDGTFPGRMPEPTPEGLQPLSEMVIATGADFGVAHDGDADRAVFVDNKGRYIEENYEFGLIEDYVCSRNRGGLVVTPVATSRLIRDIAGKHGCTVDYTPVGSIYVARRMIELIGQGKNVSFGGEGNGGLIYSDHQFCRDGGMTAAMMVAVLASHNGRDLSDIIDELPVYHLVKEKYHAPDPAALVRAVEEALPEETIEKIDGIKIIRDDAWALVRASGTEPMIRIMVESKDPGVADTMYREIMQVVRQA
- a CDS encoding SDR family oxidoreductase; amino-acid sequence: MRYIVTGGAGFIGSNLAERLARDHEVVIIDDLSTGRRENLKNLIDHPGVTFVEGSVTDFDLLIDAFAGADGIFHQAAIASVPRSVEMPRETNAVNVGGTMNVLWAAKECGVPAVVAASTSAIYGDDPTFPKCETMAPTPLSPYAVSKLAGEYYGKVFADLYGIRTVFLRYFNVFGPRQDPKSEYAAVIPKFITRLLDEKPPTIYGDGEQTRDFIFVGDVVRANILAMESDASGVFNIAGGRRISLNELASVLSEITGIHRRPLYEPPRPGDVRDSLADISRARDAFGFSPGCTLDEGLYKTVTWFRDRSG
- the mobB gene encoding molybdopterin-guanine dinucleotide biosynthesis protein B, with the protein product MKIIQIVGRSNSGKTTFIKRLIPALSAHGTVGVVKHLGHHGFALEPGKDTTIFYESHAAISGGVDDDKSVIVRRENDLDSTLEVLCNAGIDYAILEGFKSRLFPRIVIGDLESENVVLRNPSVDDVIAALPEFEDYYTVEGLVRELKREYGVSHAGAVLTFNGIVREWTGTERTEYLEFDETVDALTESLRREIEAVPGIIGARFHHRKGRLYAGEDITYVAILAEHRQEAFAAAGRAIDRLKRELHDVEK
- a CDS encoding acylphosphatase → MKTIEIRISGRVQGVGFRACVRKIATDLGIGGEVMNLPDGKVLITATGEPVVLDKFASMLYGCPRVIIRDLSLQEIPLVRFPEFTIQRGAYQYST
- a CDS encoding DUF5806 family protein; this translates as MEEPDYRNDPNKYQKFKKVDGATYQRVNQFLRKHTHITAREWAIARLCADFRTTSGSEMTFIGENLPDLCPFMVDTYTPQAVNQARSSFKKKVKKAGATFFYGAMCGFFTAEELDEILFEASEVARFLLEVEGTSLTIDDEIEIEDRITEVMRGVAEAASVVLKTRPGQEGSEDP
- the cas1 gene encoding CRISPR-associated endonuclease Cas1 translates to MTATQPWLPVFGYGGHIKATTQELVIAHGSTTRRYPLQAVKHLLVIGGHTLHTSAVTNLLKAGAVITFFDIDGTPVGYLYPYGYRPESGVRTAQEHAAPHRFAQPLATAGLQSKLLLLEELCDCTGQDIFYTGELDFLYQAREELAVSVTMEGLRRLSRLTGDMYYEILSRTLPPELGFRRRTNRPYRDPVNAMFSLGYAMLYGNCCVSLVGAHLDPDLGMLHEGAGSLVYDLIEPQKAVMVDHTVIRFASEEISEDDYECSEKRCYLDANLSTRLVQEFRDSIDQSRVDTQVQILRDALLTNAEFHVLYW